GGAAACTTTTGTCTCTGACAGGTTAATATGAACTGGAGGTCCGGAAGGAGGCGTAACACATAGCTTAAGATGTTTTGTTCAGAGGATTCTCCTTATGAGTCTGAGAAGGATTGCCGCTAATTCTCATTAAGTGGATTATGTCATTTCAGTCTGTACTTCTTTCCTGTCCATTCTCTACTCCCTCTTCCCAATCTGCCCAAATCCAGAATCTCGATCATCTAGTCCCATTGTTCTAGGTTCCTTCTCGCTCACTGTACTCATTAATTCTGCAAATGCACCTGTGTGCACAGCCACTCACACAGAGGGCACAGGAGACAACACAGGTAGAAGGAAAAAGCTGCGTTTCAGGCAGAGCCATCTGTCGATTTCCTACTCTGGTTGTCACAACCAGCATCCAAGTTTGGGAGGGCAATTCTTTATTCACAATCAAGTTAAGCTGTCACTGAAAGGGATGAGACAGAACTCAAACAAAATCATAAGGATGTGTGTACTGATAGAAAGTCTGCACTGTTCTGGACCAGAGTACCTGTGAATGGATCATAGCATCTGCCAAATACCAAGGATTTGGGGAAATCTCTTTCTGTAGAACTTACATGGCATTGCCTTCGGAAGAGGCATGTGAAGAGTTTTTCTAGCCCTTATCCTGAAGTGGGAAGATTCTACCCAACTACCCTGGCCATTGGAGCCTTGAGTTCCCGTGTTTCAGAAGTGAACCAAACTCCAGTTGGCAAGTTCAGACCTTTAAATTCGGGGGTTATAGATGAAATAGTACAAAACAATGGTGTGGGCTTACCTTATGCACCTGATACACCCCACTCACAAATGTTCCTGGCTCTTCTGAGTGAAGATCCTTGATTTTAGGAGTTGCATTTGCATTTTGGATCAGTCTGCTTGAGACCTCCATCTTTCGGTCAGCACTGACATCAGACACAGAAGAGACATTGTACACCTCCAGGAACCCGTTGCGGCCAATATAATCTGCTAAGGTGATGACTCTCTTTGGTATGAACTTGTCCTTTAGGCCGACATGAAAAACCTTCACTCGAAAGAACTGGCTCTCAGTAACCACAGTGGCGTGAAACATCTTTCTCTCCTCGTCTATGACGTCATATGCGAATGGCTCTGTGGCTTTCAGCACCATCACTTCCTTGGCGCATGTCTGTAAACCCTCTTCTCTGGAAGCTTTTGTAGGTACAGACTTCAATCTTGGTTTCTACTTGGAAGTACACATCAGAAAGTGGCCCAGTTAAGAAAGGGAATACACGGTCCTTTCTAGTGACAGCCACCTTAAGCTTAATGTTGAGCCTCCAGAAAGGCTCAGATTGgatggatttgggggaaaaaaatgagctaGAGAGAGACAGCTGACCTAGTATAAGGTAGCTAGTGGAAGACATGGAAGAATTACATGTAATTGTACTTATTTTCTTCATCGTTTCATACATTTGGGaggaatattattttttctgttaaagGCATTAACCcaagataaaaaaacaacaacaacaaaacaacatttCTCTGAGGAGAGCTCTGGAGAGCatagaggaagaggaaaatagCCATGCTGTTGTGAAGGGATTCCCATTAGACATGAagataaatatattatcttaattTACCAATCAGCGTTTTAGTGAGCAAAGTAAGATAGcagtaaggaagaaaataaatcacccTAACAGCACTGGCAGTGAACGGCTCTAGTCAGAAACCACAGATTTCATCTGGAACCAGTCCCGGTAGATGTCACAATTGAAAGAGGGAAACTGTGAGCCCTTTTCCAAGAAGGGCTGTGCTAAAAAGAGATTAGTTAAGCAATCACTGGAGAAGCTCATGAACTTCCCTGATTTAGAAATGTTCTGGCTCCAGACCTGAACAGTAGAAGAATGAGCCTTCTGAAAACATGCTTCCTTGGCATAGAATTACTTGAACCCAATGGTTCTAAAAAACAGCAGCATAGAAAAAGCTctacaaagagaataaaaatttgCCTAAATGTTAAAGCTTTAGATCGCaaagcctggatttgaatccagcacCAAGTAAATGCCTAGTGCGCAGAAATGTCGTCAGCACTGTCTTTCCATGGTTTTTCAGAGGCCTGTAGTCTGCTCCGATAAACAGATATTTCATGCTTTGTGTTGACCCTGTTGGTGGAATCTTTGTTAGAGGGAGAGCCTTACAAAAGAAATTTCTCCATTTGGGTAAGCCACATATACTCAGTAATCTCATTGACAGGATCATGCTGAGCTATTGCCTTTTAAAACTCAGttatcataggggcgcctgggtggcacagtcggttaggcgtccgacttcaaccaggtcacgatctcgtggtccgtgagttcgagccccgcgtcaggctctgggctgacggctcggagcctggagcctgtttcagattctgtgtctccctctctctctgcccctcccccgttcatgctctgtctctctctgtcccaaaaataaataaaaaacgttgaaaaaaaaataaaaaaaaataaaactcagttaTCATAAACTGGCATGACAAGAGTGGGGCTTGGAGGCTGAGGAAATATTGGTTTggataatattttgaaagcatgAACAGGTCATTTTCTCTCAGAGTATATTCTCCACTTCCCACCTTGTTCATAAATCATGCTTTTCTGTGCTATTCCCTTCATCATAGCAGAAATTGAAGGTGATAGTGATCTGTTTCTGGCTTTGAACCCAAAAAGCAAACAGAACCTAACACCCTAGAGAAAATTGTTGGGAGTCCCCATGATAATAACAACAAGGCTTTCATTCTCACCTAATGAAGCACAGACTGAAAGGTCAGACACCTTTTTGAAGGCCTCCTGTGCAGGTGGTCAGACCCCAGGGAAGCACTGAGTCCATGGTGTGTTTATGTGTAAGACGCTAAGGCACAGAAGAGCCTCCTGGGGTCCTGGTGCTCCATGGAGGATTCAGGGCAGCAGAAGGATTCTGACAGGAGGAAAAGTGACTGTGTCTCATGTATAGGCAGATGGGGACATAGAAAGTCACTTCCATAGAAAGTCACTTCCAAGCCAATACTCTACCCACAAGGGTAGGCAACCACCATGGTCATGTCACGGTGGGACGGAGGTGAGCTAGGCGGGAGGGCATGCCTGCCTGTGCACTTGCCTCTCCATTCTAGTCTAGTCTTTCTCTAGAATCTGAGGTTATTCTCCCATAAAAGGAGAAGGTACACTCATTATAGTGGTGATAaatgctggaaaagaaaaataaagggactCGTGAAATCGAGCAGAGGAAAGATGTGATGTATTGTTGGAGGCACATCAGTGAGGACCTGCCcggtggggaggggaagcagtCAGGCTGATGTCTGAAGGTGGGTGTTTCTGGGTCAGTGAAAAGACAGGAGTAATGAATTCCCAACCAGAGAAATATCTTTTGTATACACATTGGACGTGGGAGGGAGCCCCTAATGCTGGAAAAGAATCCAGAAGTGTGGTCAATAAGCCAAGAGGAGAGGGACGAAAGGAGACAGGAGACGAGTTACATGCAATCGTTCATATTTTCCTCCTGTGTTCATCTTTAGTGGTCTGACCACCCCCTATTCTCATTCCTGCACTGAGTCAGTAACCCTCTTGAGATcaggaattatttcaaaatacacactttcaaatagcaaaatacacattttctattACACTGAAAACTCACCACCTGCATTTAATAAGCTAACAGGTGACTTTTGTTATGTAAGGAAATTATACATAGTAGGGAATTGCTGAGAAGCTCTTTCCGGGTCCTGATGATTCCTGTACTATGTTGTAGAGAGTGGAACAAGTACGGGGAAGAGCAAGACGGTACCTGGGTCGAGAAACTGCTGCCCGGGGTTGATGGAGGCATCCGAGGAGGCTGAGAGAAGCTCACAGGTGACAGGGCACCTGTGACGGAAGGTTGTCCAAGCTGACCCCATTCTGGCATTGGCTGCATCATCtcaaatttttcagtttttatggtttgggtttccattttctgaaaatagtttttttctccCTGGTTAGTTGTCAGTATCAGGTGAACCAAATCCCTCTCttccttcacctctctctctctctcactctcctctctctctttttttgtctttatgtctctctgtcacacacactctctctctctcacacacacacacacacaccaggatcTTCAATCTGGAATACTAGCACAGAAGGATACCTCCTTCTGCTCTCTGGCTAGGACCCCATCCAGGGTACAAACATCCCTCTGCAGATTTTAACCACACAGATGATTGAACTTTCATTGGAATTCTAGGCAATTCTACCTCCACCTCTGCTCCCAAgggccccatgtcaagctccgcAAGACGACAAGTGGATCGTGGCCTGGTAGAAAACCCTTTGTGGCTCCAATGGAAACCAGTCTCAGAACTACTTGGCTGAACTTCGGGATGTTTCATTAGCCAAGTTTTTCACTGCCTTGTGCTTCAGCAAATAAGCACATTGGTTCCTATCTCCTGTCCTTCAGCTCAGGAAACCCTGTGAATGCTTTGTTTTCCATGCCAGTGAGATTCCCCCCGTTCATCATTCCAGAGGCCGGATTCTGCACCAGGCCACTAAATCCCTCAGAGATCTCAAGGGCAGACAAACCCAATGAGGATTTCCCCCAGGCTTTCCCAGGACCTGGACTTTTATGATCGTTTAAGGAAATGCAGAAGGAGTCTGTAAACTCATTTGTCTGGACTACCTGTCCTTTTACCAACGAAAGCCCATTTGGACCATCCTGCATCCGAGATGCCCGTGCCACTATTCTTATCACTTTTAGCATCCATTTGACTAGTTTGTCAAGTGTGACTTGTGGATAAAGTTGTAGATGAGGGAGCTTCTGGAATGCCTGCCTCTGGCAGGCGCCTTCCTGATTAGACACCGTCGGACCAACCCCACACCTCATTCCTCTTTTGCAGGACTACAGAGCCTGGCTGTGGAAACAAGTCCACCCATGACTCTGGTTCTTCACACATtagaggcattaaaaaaatattgtaacatCCGCACAGCTACGTGGATTCGGTTTGTGCCCGTGAAGAGCTCACGTGTTCACGCTCTGACACTCACTGTCTGTGTGACCTTTGCAGAACGTGTTTAACCTCTaggaacctcagttttctcagagGCGAAATGGCCCTAGCAACAGCACCCTGAGTGATAAATAACGAATGCTGTTATAAAGACGAGATGAGATCACGGACACAGAGCACACAGGTTCCGGGGTCCAACACACTACGTGGGCAATACACAGCCATGTCGGCCTTGTCACTGCTTTTTCATGATCTACTTAGAGATTTTGGTCGGCTCTGATGTGCAGATGCCTCATGTTGTATGTGAGTCCCTCCTGATGGCATGGGAAATACTTCCCTAAAGTAGCTTCTCTATTCGCTTCTGCCACAGGTAGCAATTTGTCCCAAGACAAACTTAACTTGATATTCCTTCACAACCAGTGACACTGAAAGCTTCTATGATAGCAGTAGGATTTAgatgctgaaaatattttgtcaagtttatttcttcattttaagtgCAAGCGAGTGATaatgcaaagaaagagagagagagaggggagagagagagagacagagagagagagagagagagagagagggaatgtgtaGGGTATGGGtgctgagagatggggagagaatgaatctcaagttGATTCTtcactctcagcccagagcccaaactAGGGCTTGAAGTCAAAGgcaagaggtcatgacctgagcagagatcaggagttggatgttcTATCGgttgagccaccgaggcacccctggatgctgaaaatattctttttgactggataatatgagaaaataacaattgatttcatttccttcatcacCCTGCCCTGTTGTAGAAACACGATGTCCTGGGCTGTTTGCTTTAGAAGAGACGTAGCTGTAGGAATCAAGAGCAAAAGCGGTCCACGCCTGGTTTCAGGGTAAAAGTTGAACGGATCCCACTTGGTAGCGAATCATCGGGAGACCCCACGATGAATCAGAGCAAGAGTTTTGTGCTCGCCTAACGAAGAAAGGACTGAACAATCAGACACCCGTTTTGTTACTGCCCAGGTGGCTGGACCCCAGGGAGCAATTCActacatgtgtgtttatgtgcaAGAGGCTGAGGGAGCCGACGAGCCTCCGTGACCTTGGCCTCCAAGGAGGATTCAGGGCAGGAGAACGTTGCTCATGGGAGTAGAAAATCTCATGGGAGTCGTTTGTTTAAGGAGTCATCTGAGTAGGCCGACGGGGACTTTGAAAGTGTCACTTCCAAGCCAGGATGCTTGGCAAAAGTAGGGTTATCCTGAGCTGTGTGCATATGTCATTGTCATAGGAGAGAGACAGCGGCTGTGGTTATTGTCATTGTTCTGTAATGAATTTTACATAGTAAGGGAATTACTGAGAAGCTTTTGCCTGGTCCTCATGATTCCTGTGCTATGTTGAAGAGAGAGGAACAAGTACGGGGAAGAGCAAGACGGTACCTGGGTCGAGAAACTGCTGCCCGGGGTTGATGGAGGCATCCGAGGAGGCTGAGAGAAGCTCGCAGGTGACAGGGCACGTGTGACTGCAGGTTGTCCAAGCTGACCCCATTCCGGTGTTGGCTGCGTCGTCTTCGATTTATCACTGCTTGTggctttagtttttcttttctgaaaggaGTTTTTTCCCCTGGTCAATAGTTTTCAATATGTGATGagccacattctctctctctctctctctctctctctctctctctctctctcactttcccacTCCGCTGCTCACtctcctcaccccttcctcctctctgtctgtgtgtctctctctcgcctacacacacacacacacacacacacacacacacacaccccaggttCTCACTCTGGAATACTAGCACATATAGGATACCTCCTTCTGCTCTCTGGCTTGGTCCCCAACCAGGGTACAAACATCCCTCTGCAAATTTCAACCACACAGATGATTGAAATTTCATTGGAATGCTAGACAATTCTACCTCCACCAGCTCCCAAGGGCTCTATGTCAAGCTCCTCAAGACGACACATGGATGGTGGCCTGGTAGAAAACCCTTTGTGGCTCCAATGGAAATGGGTCTCAGAACTACTTGACTGAATTTCGGGATGTTTTCTCCACCATGTTTTTCACAGCCTTATGGTTCAGCAAATAAGCAAATTGGTTCCTATCTCCTGTCCTTCAGCTCAGGAAACCCTGTGAATGCTTTGTTTTCCATGCCAGTGAGATTCCCCCTGTTCATCATTCCAGAGGCCGGATTCTGCACCAGGCCACCAAATCCCTCAGAGATCTCAAGGGCAGACAAACCCAATGAGGATTTCCCCCAGGCTTTCCCAGGACCTGGACTTTTATGATTGTTCTAGGAATTGCAGAAAGAGTCTGTAAACTCATTTGTCTTGACCACCTTTACTGTCACTAACGAAAGCCCATTTGGACCATCCTGCATCCGAGATGCCCGTGCCACTATTCTTATCACTTTTAGCATCCATTTGACTAGTTTGTCAAGTGTGACTTGTGGATAAAGTTGTAGATGAGGGAGCTTCTGGAATGCCTGCCTCTGGCAGGCGCCTTCCTGATTAGAACACCGTCGGACCAACCCCACACCTCATTCCTCTTTTGCAGGACTACAGAGCCAGGGTTGTGGAAACAAGTCCATCCATGACTCTGGTTATTCATACATtagaggcattaaaaaaaatattgtaacatCCACACAGCTATGTGGATTTTCTATGTGCCCATGAAGAGCTCATGTGTTCACGCTCTGACACTCACTGTCTGTGTGACCTTTGCAGAATGTGTTTAACCTCTaagaacctcagttttctcagcgaCGAAATGGCCCTAACGACAGCACCCTGAATGATAAATAACGAATGCTGTTATAAAGACGAGATGAAGTCATGGACACAGAGCACACAGGTTCCCTGGTCGAACACACTACGTGGGCAATACACAGCCATGTTGGCCTTGTCACTGCTATCTCATGCTCTATTTAGAGATTTTGGTCGGCTCTGATCTACAGATGCCTCATGTTGTATGTGGGTCCCTCCTGATGGCGTGGGAAATATTTCCCTAAAGTAGCCTCTCTATTTGCTTCTGCCATAGGTAGCAATTTATCTCAAGACAACCTGATCTTGATATTCCCTCAAAATCGGTGACACTGGAAGCTTCTGTCATAGCAGTAGGATTTagatgctgaaaatattttttcaagtttatttcttcattttaagtgCAAGAGAACGAGAAtgcaaacagagagagaagagagagagagagagagagagagagagagagagagagagagagagagagaatgtgtggggtaagggggcagagagatggggagagagtgaATCTCAAGTTGACTCTtcactctcagcccagagcccagtgtagggcttgatctcagaagctatgaggtcatgacctgagcagagatcaggagttggatgttcTACTAATTGAGCCACTGAGGCAACCCTAGATGCcgaatatattatttttgattgagtaatatgaaaaaataataattgaatttttttccctctccagatTTTTCACTTATTCACCCTGTCTAGTTCTTGAAACATGATGTTTTGAGCTGTTTGCTTCTGGAAACACCGGAATCAAAGGTAATATTTGCCTGCATCTGGTTTTGGGGAAACAAAAGGAACAGAACCCACACTTGAAGAAAATCGGTGGGAGACCCTGTGATGATTCAGAGCAAGGCTTTCCTGCTCATCTAatgagacagagatggagtggTGGACCCATTTTTTGCAGGCTTCCTGTGCAGGTGGCTGGACCCCGTGGAACAACCGACTGCATGGTGTGTTTATGGGAAGAGGCTGAGTCGGCAGACGAGCCTTCCCGGGGTCCCTGCTCTCTAAGACGTTTAAGGGCAGTGTGAGGATTCTCCCAGGATAGAAATGGCTGTGTCCCATATATAAGCAGGTGGGGACTGAGAAACTGTCACTCCCAAGCCAGGATGCACGGTCAAAGCAGAGTTATCTTGAGATGTGCACATATGTCATTGTCCTAGCAGAGGCACAGTGGCTGAGTTTTCAGTGACTGGAGAAGGACACATCCGCGGCCATCTGGGCCTGGGATCCAACAGGCACAGGTAGCtagctccatcccatgaacaaGTCCTGGGGACACTGGGTAGGGATGATGAGTTTTGGTGGTGACAATAGTAGGATCCACAAGACACAACTTGAGAAAGATGTCTTTAGGGAGTTTGTCCTCAAGTgctatgtgtgtgttggggccgGGGTACAGCCTGGGTCAGAGGGCAGCTTGGGGCTTGCGTGACAAACTACATTAGAGAATAGTGATTCAAGTGTTGCCTGGCTCATTCCTCGGGTGGGTATTCCTGTGGTATTTGCCGCAGAATGGACATTATATCTCCCGAGTATAGGCAACCACCGTGGTCATGTCAGGGTGGGACAGAGGTCCGCTAGGCGGGAGGGGATACGCACGTGTGCACTCACTTCTCCACCTCGCCTGCTCTTCCCCTATAACCTGAGGTTATGGTCCCATCAAAGGAGAACTCACACTCATTAGAGTGGTGATAAAtgctggaaaaaaatcaaaggaccCGTGACAGCCAGCAGTGGGAAGATGTGATGTGTTGTTGGGGGCACATCAGTGAGGACTTGCCGGGGTGAAGGGAGTCAGGCTGGGGTCCGAAGGTGGGTGTATCTGGGCCAGTGAAAAGACAAGAGTCATGAATTCCAAACCATCGAGATAGCTTATGTTTACACACATGACGTGGGAGGGAGCCCCCAATTTTGGAAGTGAATCCAGATGTATGGTCAATAAGCCAAGGGGAAAGGGACAAAAGGAGACAGGAATGCAGGGTATAAACACCCTCCCGTGTTCATCGTTAATGGTCCGGCCACCCCCTACCCCTACTCCTGCACCAAGTTGGTAACCCACCTGAGATTcggaattatttcaaaatgcataCTTTCAAATAGCAAAGGGTTTCTACTACACTGAAATCTCACTATCTGCATTTGATAAGCTAATGAGTGATTATTGTTAtctaaagaaattatacatagtAGGGAGTTACGGAGAAGCTCTTTATAGGTCCTGATGATTCCTGTACTATGTTGTAGAGAGAGGAACAAGTACGGGGAAGAGCAAGACGGTACCTTGGTTGAGAAACTGCTGCCCGGGGTTGATGGAGGCATCCGAGGAGGCTGAGAGAAGCTCGCAGGTGACAGGGCACCTGTGACTGCAGGTTGTCCAAGCTGACCCCATTCCGGCGTTGGCTGTGTCTTGTTAGATTTATCATTGCTTGtggttttagttttccttttctgaaagtaGATCCCAACCCTCTGGGTAATGGTTTGCAGTTCGAGGTAAAACATTATTACTACTGAGCCAATCAGTTTTTTATTACTAGATTATAAGGATACTAAAACTTCTGTTTCAGGAATCCAGGGGACCACATGGAGCCCGTCCTCTTGAGAGATGACGGGAGGTGTGCAGCCCACATTGATGGGAGTTTCACACAACAGCTGGGaatctcctctcctccctgtggCCCGAAGGATGCTGCACCAGGATTTGGAAAATCTAGAATTGAATTGTGTCTCTTTGGTGAGCTGCCCTCCTGGTGAGACTTCCCTTTATCCCACATGTAAAGAGGGGTCCTGACTCCACATCTCCTTCCCATGGAGTTATACACACGAGTTATAGTGAACACAGTTCTGAAACATAATGGGTGATGGCCAACTATGGGTGGGTGATTGTTCACTATGGATTTGTTGACTCCAAACCTCATTTTCATTCTGCCCCTGGAATCccttttttcttgattcttctaTTTGCAGGttgagaaatgaaggaagagcTAAGTGCTCCCAGGAAGCTAATCAGGGGAAGAGCCATAGGGGAAGCTTCTTCAGCGGGACCTTTTGCATCTTACCTTCGACACAAGAGTATCATCCACTGGCCGTGAAGCCTTGTTTGCGGTGGATGTCGATTCGTCAGTActggatgcctcctgctttcttttcttcactggagCCAGTCCCTGTGTTTTGTACTTCTTCATAACTGAGGCAGCAAAAAGAACATGGTAAATCCAAAGGAGCCGGTCTAGGGCAACTGCATCACGTTCGGCGCCATTTCCTTGGAGCTCATGCCTGTGGGTCTGAGTTGGCGTTTCTGTCCCCCCTGTGTCCATCAACCAGCCAGCCCGGCTACAGGTGCTGACTCAGTCTCGGgtggtctccttccttccccacggGCACAAGCCCACCCCTCCATCGTCTGGACTCCCGGGAACCTCAGTCAAACCCTCTTCCAACCCATTTatcctatattttccttttaagaatatTAAGTTTTCAAAATGCCGATGGTGGGTTAACTCCTGTGGAAGGTCTATTTGAATTACagcaagcagagaaaggaaatccGATCTAATTAGTGGCGTGACAAACTGGTGATGCTTgacttttcaaaatatgtttttacgATCCAGTGATTTTACGGGAGTCAATGTTTTCACATCTGCGAGAGATGAGTTTTTCTTTAAGCACTGCCTCACGTTTGTTGCTAGGGAATAGAGTAACGGTGGGATAAATATTGTGAGGGAGCAGTATACGCACCGTTTGCAGTATTTTTAAGAGTCacaattttttcctaattttgtcGTCACCCTGTAACCATCGTAATGTGGGGGAAGCCTCAGCCTTTGTCGTCAactcctgctttttttctttacccaCATCCCCCAAATACACCCTGTAGAATACAGTGCCCCCCTTTGTAGCAAAGGAATTGTTCGACCTGTCAACCTGTTGGCGCTCGAAGGGCCACCTCATCTGGGCAACTGAGTCGTAAATTGGCAAAGGGATCTCCCCGCTGTGCCGACACCAGGGCTCTGCTGGGCACAGAGGGCGGGCACACGGACAGTGAGGGCTCCTCTGCATtaccttttctcttctcattttgaaTAGTTTTCACAGTGTCTCCTAGTCCTTCTATGTCTTTGAGCAGCCTCAGGAGTTTGTTCACACAGAGAATCCCCTGGAATTTCTTGTGCATCATGTCAGCAATCTTGACCTTGCTATagtcttctttcatttttggaGTCAGCCCCAAATCAGAATCCAGCAGGGACTTAACCATGCTAAACTGGTCGTCGTTGAGGGGCTGAAGCCCTTTCAGCAGAAGAATtctcttgcattctgtctccatctctcaaggTCTGTCTAAGCAGGAGAAAAATACCATAGGGCGTTACATCCTCATCGGAACAATTTAAAAGCCTGGTTGTGTCTATGTGGGTGAGTGGCCCATGTCAAGGTGTTGTCCTTGAGTGTGTGTGACAAAGACCAGGTGCATCACTGTGCAAAATGGGTTGAGATCTGCTGCATTCggaacttcttttttaaaaaaaaattttttttaaacgtttatttatttttgagaccatgcgagaaacagagtgcaagcagcggaggggcagacagagggagacacagaatttgaagcgggctccaggcgccgagccgtcagcccagagcccgacgcggggctcgaacccacaaactgtgagatcatgacctgagccgaagtcggacgcttaaccgacggagtcacccaggcaccctgcattcAGAACTCCTAAGGAAgtcttttcatttaataatgaCAGTTGTGTCGGGTCAGGGCGGGTGTGGTGGCAGGAGGTCTGGAAAGAGGTAGTGTTTTCTGTGCGTGGAGTGTGGGCTGTACGGTGTCACAGGGCACCTGTTCCCAGCGGCCGTCCCCTACTGGGGCTGCGGTGTCTCCCTGGATGTCTGCTCGCTGGCTTCTGACCCTGTTACCCTCTCTGATGGCCGAGTGGACCGCAGCCTCTCACCCTCCGTGACTGTCCCTGCCACCGGGGCGCTCACTTCCACACCAGGGACCCGCCCATGTCCACCTGCCTTCCTCCAGTCAGTCCTTCTAGtgtcccctctccctggggctTGGGCATGTCCTCTGTGTCCTCTGTGCCCTTGTCCCCTGCTGGCCTTCTACCTGCTTCCTCGTGCACAatcacagcattttttttctgggacCATTCAGTAGTCCTCTCACTGGAGTTCTACACTCCGGCTAGAGCAGGAACACTGCACTTTTTGGCGCAATTATTTAGCAGTTCCTTGATTTTACCCTTCTAGGCTGAATTCCTCTGAACAGTTCTTTCGGAGAGCCAGATGTCCCTCTATCCAGCCATGGCTCTGTCTCACTTGACAGCCGCCAAGAATTCCCcggtttgtttttgaaatttttcttgctccCCACCCTAGCTTGGAGAGCCTTGAATaatctgcatcttttttttttttttttacatctgtgtcTTTTGTAATTCTTGCGGCTTATGCTCCAGAAATATACAACCCATCTCGCCTCTTCATGCATCAGGACTTTGCTAATTCCCTCCCTGCTGCCTAACAAGCTGCTCTCGCCTTTCTTCCTCCGACTGACTCCTCGGAGCCTTCAGGACTCCGCTGAGGCTTTGTCTTCCAAAAGCCACCAGAGTCCCCCTGTTGGACCGAGGGTCCTGCCTCTGGACCCCTTTAGCACCTCTCGTACTTCCTCTATGGCACTCAGTACATGGTACGGATTccacttttctgtttaaattcaTCAGTTGTTCTTATTCGGGCACCGTGTGTTTGTGTAGCTTCTGTATAATTAGCATGTTCAAATCCCCAGGGCTGT
Above is a window of Neofelis nebulosa isolate mNeoNeb1 chromosome 15, mNeoNeb1.pri, whole genome shotgun sequence DNA encoding:
- the LOC131495727 gene encoding gamma-interferon-inducible protein 16-like isoform X1, which gives rise to METECKRILLLKGLQPLNDDQFSMVKSLLDSDLGLTPKMKEDYSKVKIADMMHKKFQGILCVNKLLRLLKDIEGLGDTVKTIQNEKRKVMKKYKTQGLAPVKKRKQEASSTDESTSTANKASRPVDDTLVSKKRKTKTTSNDKSNKTQPTPEWGQLGQPAVTGALSPASFSQPPRMPPSTPGSSFSTKKRKTKATSSDKSKTTQPTPEWGQLGQPAVTRALSPASFSQPPRMPPSTPGSSFSTQKMETQTIKTEKFEMMQPMPEWGQLGQPSVTGALSPVSFSQPPRMPPSTPGSSFSTQKPRLKSVPTKASREEGLQTCAKEVMVLKATEPFAYDVIDEERKMFHATVVTESQFFRVKVFHVGLKDKFIPKRVITLADYIGRNGFLEVYNVSSVSDVSADRKMEVSSRLIQNANATPKIKDLHSEEPGTFVSGVYQVHKKMVLDQCITLYEIQDDTGTMNVLVYGRLTKVNCEEGDKLTLICFELSGDTRQLRSVTHSFIKTHTLLPPVCPVRTIPSALGIECTCSFLSLLPFHVHSCCGSSSPGKTRNNNSILICI
- the LOC131495727 gene encoding pyrin and HIN domain-containing protein 1-like isoform X4, producing the protein METECKRILLLKGLQPLNDDQFSMVKSLLDSDLGLTPKMKEDYSKVKIADMMHKKFQGILCVNKLLRLLKDIEGLGDTVKTIQNEKRKVMKKYKTQGLAPVKKRKQEASSTDESTSTANKASRPVDDTLVSKKRKTKTTSNDKSNKTQPTPEWGQLGQPAVTGALSPASFSQPPRMPPSTPGSSFSTKKRKTKATSSDKSKTTQPTPEWGQLGQPAVTRALSPASFSQPPRMPPSTPGSSFSTQKPRLKSVPTKASREEGLQTCAKEVMVLKATEPFAYDVIDEERKMFHATVVTESQFFRVKVFHVGLKDKFIPKRVITLADYIGRNGFLEVYNVSSVSDVSADRKMEVSSRLIQNANATPKIKDLHSEEPGTFVSGVYQVHKKMVLDQCITLYEIQDDTGTMNVLVYGRLTKVNCEEGDKLTLICFELSGDTRQLRSVTHSFIKTHTLLPPVCPVRTIPSALGIECTCSFLSLLPFHVHSCCGSSSPGKTRNNNSILICI
- the LOC131495727 gene encoding interferon-activable protein 203-like isoform X6 — encoded protein: METECKRILLLKGLQPLNDDQFSMVKSLLDSDLGLTPKMKEDYSKVKIADMMHKKFQGILCVNKLLRLLKDIEGLGDTVKTIQNEKRKVMKKYKTQGLAPVKKRKQEASSTDESTSTANKASRPVDDTLVSKKRKTKTTSNDKSNKTQPTPEWGQLGQPAVTGALSPASFSQPPRMPPSTPGSSFSTKKPRLKSVPTKASREEGLQTCAKEVMVLKATEPFAYDVIDEERKMFHATVVTESQFFRVKVFHVGLKDKFIPKRVITLADYIGRNGFLEVYNVSSVSDVSADRKMEVSSRLIQNANATPKIKDLHSEEPGTFVSGVYQVHKKMVLDQCITLYEIQDDTGTMNVLVYGRLTKVNCEEGDKLTLICFELSGDTRQLRSVTHSFIKTHTLLPPVCPVRTIPSALGIECTCSFLSLLPFHVHSCCGSSSPGKTRNNNSILICI